Part of the Silurus meridionalis isolate SWU-2019-XX chromosome 29, ASM1480568v1, whole genome shotgun sequence genome, tttattaaatgcattaccGTACACTATCCTCATATAATATGAGCGATAGAACTGCAtacactgttttatattttgcacgTTTCTTCCCATTATAAACAACACGTGCAATAACAGAAATTTTGAAAACCGTGCAATATTATGTGTGTGCAATATGTctgttatttgtatttttttgtagtttgtagtttgtatttatacattgtgttgtgtatataatgtatactatagtatgtcattattattttatatatttgcatttctttttctttgctgctgaaTAAAGGAATATCttatactgcttttttttttctaaatctcaTGAGAGATTAATCCTTTTGTTCTATGCATAATTTTTCATTTGGATTCAACTGTCCATACTGGCGTGACGTCACTCCAGGTGTTGTCAGTTCTCCCACTGGAAACCCTGAAGGCTGAAGTGACGTCACACAAGCCCCCGCCcctcctttctgagtgtatgagctctgattggtggattgcagTTTTGATCCATTCATAAATTAAAACGGCTGATTTAGCAAAACTTTGAATTGTagttaagttaaaaaaaagtatgtaaaatacagatacagtaaatatatcATTTCTGTACACGTGTACATGctcaaaaatgatttattttcctatattttcttttccaccaataaatatatatatatatatatatatatatatatatatatatatatatatatatatatatatattcttactGCACTTGTGCAACAGTTTCTGCACACTTTTTAGAGcctttctgtttatatttacaggtttatttacactatattctgatgctgtatattattgtttacTGCTCGTCGCGTGCGCGCACCACGTGACCCCAAGTTCTCGAGACCATTTCCCGAGTTCCCAGAAGGTCCATGAAAAGAAGGtcgtcattcttttttttcctggacCGGTATCGTTCCAGTCTGTGCTTCAGAGCTCCTTTGGGCATGTCTCAACATCATTGCTGGGATGAGGCTCGATTCTAACGAGGGGGTGGTCTTCCATTTGTTTTGGCACAACATCCCACACACAGGTGTATCATTCTGCCAGAATCCCTCATACACCTGATCGAGGTTTCTGTAGAAGAAGCGTCCATGGCCGTGCTTCTTTCCGGCCTTCATGAACCCTTTATACGAGTTCCCGTCTTTGAGGAACAACGTGCCCTGGCCGTGGGGTTTATCGTCCATCCACTGTCCTTCATAAACATCTCCATTTTCATAATACATCCTTCCCCATCCACACCTCTCGTTCATGAACCATTCCCCGTCATATCGCGAGCTCGAGCTGTAGATGTTTGTACCAAATCCGTTCCTCAGGTCGTTCCTCCACGTTCCTTTGTACACGATCTGGTACTCTTTAGAAGATGGGAGAAGTTTGCTCAGAACCCCGTATCCATCTCGCGTGTTCTGTTTCCATTCCCCCTCATACATCGTTCTGGATTTCTTAAACTCCTGAGCTCCAGTCCCGTGTCTCCTGCCATCTTTCCATTCTCCAGTGTAACGATCTCCGTTCAGACTGAAGTAGGTGTGACACAGGCCGTTTCTCTTCGCCCTTTTCAAGACCTCAGTGTAGCGCGACTCCTTAATCTTTAACTTCCCGAGTAACGCCATGATGAAGCGAAAACAACCTGCTGCGTCGAACCGGCGTTTATATAAAGGAGCGGTCTGTGACGTCACGGGAATTATGTGACGTAGAAACGTTTGGCTTTATTGTGTAGCAAGCGTGTAGACTCAACAGCTGGAACTAGTAGTTCATGTCACATGATCTTGCTGAAAGAGGGAgatacattttcatcttcatctgACCAACAGACACCTGAAGTTCTTACATTAAAATCTattagtcattttatttatttatgagccCTTTGATAAAAGTTCAGCCTCAATAATAATGTCTTTTACTCTTTTACTGTTTACTCTCATAAGCATAccatgtatatacactttttctatcatatatatctttatatattttatattttatatagtttatactttttctgGGTTCTTTTTCTCCCCATCATATTCCCCCATGCCGGActgtcgtaaaaagcattttactgcatgtcgtaccctatatgtatgtgtatgtgacaaatttgatttgatttgatttaataaataaaagcagcatCCACCAATGGTATAGgtgttgttttttattgatgtgCTATATCTGCACTAAACATACCCTTTGGAATTGGTCCTATCAGACCAGAACCCATTTTGCCATATTTTGGGATGATGTAGTTAAGCATAGATGTGTTTTATGCTTTTTCTCTGATGGTCAatgaaataaattgtattttattgcttGATCATTTTAGGTAAAAAAATTACTGCGTAAGACTGTGAAATAATATTTAGGGGCATGGGTGCGAATAGATCAAAGGTTTGAAGGAGTTTAacatatgattatatataaatgtataaatacaactGTAATATTAATTACAACACTTAAAATGCATCATCttatttcagcttctcccattagggggcgccacaacTGATCATCTGTATCcataccctcctgtcctctacatctggctctttcaaaccaactacctgcatgtcttccctcaccacatccataaacctcctccttaacCTTCCTCATCttctcctttctggtggctccatcctcagcattcttttactgaTAACTCTCAAAATTCATCTACACTAACGTTATGTAACAGCTACAGCTCACTGTGATTGGCTGCCTTCCATGCCTTCAGTCTATTGAGCAGGCAGCTGGGATGAAATGAAAATCATAAATTAAACAGGTTCTTTGTTTCATCCCACATCTTTCCAACGAGTGATAATGAAAAGGCTTAGATTTTATTCACAGGCCGCACAAAAAACACACCGGAGGGCAGTGGTGGGTTAGTgtttctgggttactgatcataaggttggaaattcaagccccagcactgccaattTGCCACTCTTGGAGCGCTTAAGAATGGCTCTAAACCCACTCTGCTTCAGGGGCACCGTATTATGGCTgaaccctgcactctgaccccagctggGGTAAGTGAAAATTACAATTTCCCTCTGGGATTAGTAAAATAGACCCTGAATAGGAAAAATAACATTGACTAATAAAACCAAGTTACTGAGAATGTTATAAATTAATCTCTTTAGCCTTCATATATGAGTAAATCTGGCATTGTCTGTCCAGTGCCTCACCCTCCCTTTACTTCACCTTTCATTGATTTAGCACTGTCATCGAGTCCACTTCCTCTATTTACCTCTGTACCAACTGTATTCCACTGGTCAAAGTTGCCTattgttttcttctctttcccATTTCTACATTGCTTATACTCTctatttttgtcatttctatTATGCACAggtgaaagtaaaagaaaagaaaactactACTGGGTCTCGTTTATGTCCCCTTTGTCCAGACACCATCACAAACCCAAGATGTACCTCCCTCTTTCATCAGATGTTTTCAACAGATTTACACCTCAGTCTCTAGTCACTTTAATTGTTTCTTGCCACTGTTTATTTTCAGGAGTTTGATTAATTAACGTATGATTAATAGTAGTCTATACTGTGCAAGGACACGAGCATGGATATCATGCTATATGCATACATAgggatggtgatggtggtggtggatgtctgcattttaattttcaaattatttattattatatctatataattatacctttatatttatttccacaAGGTTTTGGCCCAGTCTGATAAACCTAAAGATTTACTGCAATAATGCTACTCCACTGGCTTTGCTGTTCAGCATTTGGCATGTACAAGTTCGTAAATCTATAAGGACAAATCAAATTTCTTTTAAGTAAGATGGGTTTTCCAAATTCAGAAAGTCAAATTTGGCACTGACATAGCAGCAAAGACATGATTTTATCCTGCTGATAAAAGATTTTCACAAGGCGGAATTATACAGTGTTATGCAAATCAATTGCCAACTCACTTCGCTACATGGTGACACTGGGGATGATGGATCTCAGCTCAAATATCAACTTTTCAAAACTCGACTTTTTAAAACCCCAGGGTCGGTCCTGATCTCAGGTTACTCTGTACATGTTTTCACTGTGTTCATGTAGGTTTGTCTGAACAATCCTTCAGTTTTCTCCTACATCCCAAAGTCACCCTAGTAGGTGgactttttatttcaaaattgccctaagtgtgaatgaatgtgagtGCATGATGTCCTGCAATAAGCTGTTGTCCCATCCAAGATGAAGCCTTACCTCATGGCAAGTTTTCCCAAAATGGGCTCTGGATCCACCACAACCCAGACtagaaccctattgaacacctttggtgtaaattggaacgctgactgcacccccaggcttCCTCAGTACCTTATTAATCAGTAAAGTCAGttgtgaatgaacacaaatctccaccagcactctccaaaatcgaatcattcccagaagagtggagcttattataacagtaaataggcattaaatgtggaatcggatttcaattcaatttattttttaacaatgaacattgtctcaaagcagctttacacagata contains:
- the LOC124382141 gene encoding MORN repeat-containing protein 3-like encodes the protein MALLGKLKIKESRYTEVLKRAKRNGLCHTYFSLNGDRYTGEWKDGRRHGTGAQEFKKSRTMYEGEWKQNTRDGYGVLSKLLPSSKEYQIVYKGTWRNDLRNGFGTNIYSSSSRYDGEWFMNERCGWGRMYYENGDVYEGQWMDDKPHGQGTLFLKDGNSYKGFMKAGKKHGHGRFFYRNLDQVYEGFWQNDTPVCGMLCQNKWKTTPSLESSLIPAMMLRHAQRSSEAQTGTIPVQEKKE